A genomic segment from Conger conger chromosome 2, fConCon1.1, whole genome shotgun sequence encodes:
- the LOC133111621 gene encoding autocrine proliferation repressor protein A-like — protein MDRTWILFLQSLLWTVLPRTDGVPLPRDPKTALDEYVNAFDPHYSYTVLDNLTRRDKDFTTYVLNMTSLKWLNESLVDRPVWWHYLTVTVPRYVTQTLQDSAFLFVDQGDNGAQPPDHSTYFQKIIAAFAVSSGTVAACLTQIPNQPLSFLHDAAGRKSRSEDSLMAYTWWHFLTNRSDPSWLLLFPMTKACVRAMDSVSDVVLKVSAGRQRINRFSVAGASKRGWATWLVAAVDQRVVSFLPIVLDLLNMSKSLHHHFRAYGGWSFAFRNYYELNITELLDSPQMSLMCSLIDPLSYSERYRTKPKLVISTAGDEFFLPDDSHYYYQQLQGEKHLRVLPNAEHLCVGHLLSVIVSTQSFYLSTMLGLQQPTMHWNRTQSEGSGAIYLYTDTLPIKVLAYEAVTWDAKRRDFRWAVASPQPPGVLFRPVPWWSSPVSSPSPGVYMKKFLEPKVGWRAFFIEASFRGPLGTVQTFTTEVQIIPDTFPFPECKAQACHGTIV, from the exons ATGGACCGGACCTGGATTCTGTTCTTGCAGTCGCTACTCTGGACTGTCCTACCCCGCACCGACGGTGTCCCGCTGCCGCGGGATCCCAAAACAGCTCTGGATGAGTACGTCAACGCCTTCGACCCGCACTACTCCTACACAGTGCTCGATAACCTGACCCGGAGGGACAAGGATTTCACCACATACGTGCTCAACATGACGTCTCTGAAGTGGCTGAACG AGTCTCTGGTGGACCGGCCTGTGTGGTGGCACTATCTGACAGTGACAGTGCCGCGCTACGTCACTCAGACGCTGCAGGACTCCGCCTTTCTGTTCGTGGACCAGGGAGACAACGGGGCCCAGCCCCCCGACCACTCCACCTACTTTCAGAAGATCATCGCTGCCTTCGCCGTCAGCAGCGGCAC GGTAGCGGCCTGCCTGACCCAGATCCCCAACCAGCCGCTCTCCTTCCTG CACGATGCAGCAGGCAGGAAGTCGCGCAGCGAAGACAGCCTCATGGCCTACACCTGGTGGCACTTCTTGACCAATCGCAGCGACCCCTCCTGGCTCCTCCTCTTTCCAATGACTAAG gcgtGTGTGCGGGCCATGGACTCGGTCTCTGACGTGGTGCTGAAGGTCTCTGCAGGCCGGCAGCGCATTAACAGGTTCAGTGTGGCGGGGGCCTCCAAG cGGGGATGGGCTACTTGGCTGGTAGCTGCTGTGGATCAGAGAGTGGTTTCCTTCCTGCCCATTGTGCTGGACCTCCTCAACATGTCGAAG agtctCCATCACCATTTCAGGGCATATGGAGGCTGGTCCTTTGCCTTTAGGAACTACTATGAGCTGAACATCACCGAGCTGCTGGACTCCCCTCAGATGAGCCTGATGTGCAGCCTAATCGACCCTCTCA GCTACAGCGAGCGCTACCGAACGAAGCCCAAGCTGGTCATCTCAACCGCGGGGGACGAGTTCTTCCTCCCTGACGACTCCCACTACTACTACCAGCAGCTGCAAGGAGAGAAACACCTCAG gGTGCTGCCCAATGCAGAGCACTTGTGCGTGGGTCACTTGCTGAGTGTGATCGTCTCCACTCAGTCCTTCTACCTCAGCACCATGCTGGGCCTCCAacaacccacaatgcactggaaCAGGACACAG TCAGAGGGTTCCGGAGCCATTTACCTGTACACCGACACCCTGCCAATCAAAGTGCTCGCATACGAAGCTGTCACCTGGGACGCAAAGAG gagAGATTTCCGCTGGGCCGTGGCCTCGCCACAGCCGCCCGGCGTCCTGTTCCGCCCCGTCCCGTGGTGGTCATCGCCCGTCAGCAGCCCG tcTCCTGGAGTGTATATGAAGAAGTTCTTGGAGCCCAAAGTTGGATGGAGAGCATTCTTCATTGAG GCCTCCTTCCGCGGGCCGCTGGGCACAGTGCAGACCTTCACCACCGAGGTGCAGATCATCCCCGACACCTTTCCCTTCCCAGAATGCAAAGCGCAGGCCTGCCACGGGACAATAGTCTAG